One Cucurbita pepo subsp. pepo cultivar mu-cu-16 chromosome LG11, ASM280686v2, whole genome shotgun sequence DNA window includes the following coding sequences:
- the LOC111805724 gene encoding probable apyrase 6 — translation MEWRLRLRLRLRRRRRRRPRKHFYAHCGMPSTEIGVPIYSFMRRLNAPKKRHVSRIPIMDPTKLHLRSSSRPNLFARTNFKNSSKSRCWLPLAALLAFAFLFSYILVFTTNFRSSLKRRYGIVIDGGSTGTRLHVFRYRVEGGYGVFDLGEEELASMKVNPGLSAYAEDPDGAGESLVELLEYAKTRVPRDQWGVTEIRLMATAGLRVLELDVQNRILESCRWVLRSSGFKFRDEWASVITGSDEGTYAWVAANYALGTLGSDPLETTGIIELGGASAQVCIDLIYF, via the exons GGAAACATTTTTACGCGCATTGCGGGATGCCGAGTACGGAAATTGGAGTCCCTATATAT TCTTTCATGCGACGGTTGAATGCCCCTAAGAAGAGGCACGTTTCTAGAATTCCCATTATGGATCCCACCAAGCTGCACCTTCGATCTAGCAGCCGACCCAATTTGTTCGCCAGGACCAACTTCAAGAATTCCTCCAAATCCAGATGCTGGCTTCCCCTTGCAGCCCTGCTTGCGTTTGCTTTCTTGTTCTCTTATATCCTCGTTTTTACAACCAACTTCCGCAGCTCCTTGAAGAGAAGGTACGGAATCGTTATCGATGGAGGTAGCACAGGGACTCGACTCCACGTGTTTCGCTACAGAGTAGAGGGTGGTTATGGGGTTTTTGATTTGGGCGAAGAGGAATTGGCGTCGATGAAGGTGAATCCTGGGCTGTCGGCGTATGCAGAAGATCCAGACGGAGCTGGAGAGTCTTTGGTGGAGCTTTTGGAGTATGCCAAGACTCGGGTTCCAAGGGATCAATGGGGGGTCACTGAAATTCGGTTAATGGCAACGGCGGGGCTAAGAGTGCTGGAATTGGATGTACAGAACCGCATATTGGAGTCTTGCCGGTGGGTGCTTCGCTCTTCGGGCTTCAAATTCCGGGATGAATGGGCGTCGGTCATTACAG GTTCTGATGAAGGGACTTATGCGTGGGTTGCGGCTAACTATGCACTTGGCACTCTTGGAAGCGATCCCCTCGAGACAACTGGAATCATTGAACTTGGTGGAGCTTCTGCTCAGGTTTGTATTGAccttatttacttttaa